A genomic region of Streptomyces sp. R33 contains the following coding sequences:
- a CDS encoding helix-turn-helix transcriptional regulator codes for MSALTAAQRLSDLARLRRVRDRIDREYEQPLDVEALARGVNMSAGHLSRQFRLAYGESPYSYLMTRRIERAMALLRRGDLSVTEVCFAVGCSSLGTFSTRFTELVGMPPSVYRRRAADGAAGIPSCVAKQVTRPVRNREAPAAGPELA; via the coding sequence ATGAGCGCACTTACCGCCGCGCAGCGCCTGAGCGACCTCGCCCGGCTGCGCCGCGTGCGCGACCGGATCGACCGGGAGTACGAGCAGCCTCTCGACGTCGAGGCGCTCGCCCGCGGCGTGAACATGTCGGCCGGGCACCTCAGCCGCCAGTTCCGGCTGGCCTACGGCGAGTCGCCGTACTCGTACCTGATGACGCGGCGCATCGAGCGCGCGATGGCGCTGCTGCGCCGTGGCGACCTCAGCGTCACCGAGGTCTGCTTCGCGGTCGGCTGCTCGTCGCTGGGCACCTTCAGCACCCGTTTCACCGAGCTGGTCGGCATGCCGCCCAGCGTCTACCGGCGCCGCGCTGCGGACGGGGCGGCCGGCATACCGTCGTGCGTGGCGAAGCAGGTCACCAGACCCGTCAGGAATCGAGAAGCACCGGCGGCCGGGCCGGAACTAGCGTGA
- a CDS encoding glyoxalase produces MNSLASVTLEVADHTAADRFYTAFGLGAQVRLQASEAPTAGFRGFALALTVSQPATVNAFIGAALDAGATTVKPASKSFWGYGGVVRAPDGTLWKVATSAKKDTGADTRQIDEIVLLLGSEDVSASKRFYVGHGLAVEKSFGSKYVQFGAPSGGIKLALYGRRALAKDLGVPADGAGSHRLVLGSGAGSFTDPDGFAWEAASMAPTP; encoded by the coding sequence ATGAACTCCCTCGCATCCGTCACCCTCGAGGTGGCCGACCACACCGCCGCCGACCGCTTCTACACCGCCTTCGGCCTGGGCGCCCAGGTGCGCCTGCAGGCCTCGGAGGCACCGACAGCCGGCTTCCGCGGCTTCGCCCTGGCGCTCACGGTGTCCCAGCCCGCCACCGTCAACGCGTTCATCGGCGCCGCCCTCGACGCCGGCGCCACGACGGTGAAGCCCGCCTCGAAGTCCTTCTGGGGCTACGGCGGCGTCGTCCGGGCCCCCGACGGGACGCTCTGGAAGGTCGCCACGTCGGCGAAGAAGGACACCGGCGCGGACACCCGGCAGATCGACGAGATCGTGCTCCTGCTGGGCTCGGAGGACGTGTCCGCGAGCAAGCGGTTCTACGTCGGCCACGGCCTCGCCGTCGAGAAGAGCTTCGGCAGCAAGTACGTCCAGTTCGGCGCCCCTTCGGGCGGCATCAAGCTGGCGCTGTACGGGCGCCGCGCCCTCGCCAAGGACCTCGGGGTCCCCGCCGACGGCGCCGGGTCCCACCGGCTCGTACTGGGCAGCGGCGCCGGCTCCTTCACGGACCCGGACGGGTTCGCCTGGGAGGCCGCGTCGATGGCGCCCACGCCCTGA
- a CDS encoding iron chaperone: protein MKNTAQTSTRSTTTAADKKYDGFTDEERDAMKERARELKSTARRGSRADKADAEGDVLAKITEMPDADRVLAERVHAIVKASAPGLSPKLWYGMPAYARDGKVVCFFQSAQKFKSRYATLGFSDQAGLDDGTMWPTSYALTELTAADEARIGALIEKAAG from the coding sequence ATGAAGAACACGGCGCAGACGTCCACCCGGAGCACCACCACCGCGGCGGACAAGAAGTACGACGGATTCACGGACGAAGAGCGCGACGCGATGAAGGAACGCGCCAGGGAGCTGAAGTCGACCGCGCGCCGCGGTTCGCGCGCGGACAAGGCGGATGCGGAGGGGGACGTCCTCGCGAAGATCACCGAGATGCCGGACGCGGACCGCGTCCTCGCCGAACGCGTCCACGCCATCGTCAAGGCCAGCGCGCCGGGCCTCTCCCCGAAGCTCTGGTACGGGATGCCCGCGTACGCCAGGGACGGCAAGGTCGTCTGCTTCTTCCAGAGCGCGCAGAAGTTCAAGTCGAGGTACGCGACGCTCGGCTTCAGCGACCAGGCGGGTCTCGACGACGGCACCATGTGGCCCACCAGCTACGCCCTGACGGAGCTCACCGCCGCCGACGAGGCACGTATCGGCGCGCTCATCGAGAAGGCGGCGGGCTGA
- a CDS encoding DUF262 domain-containing protein, with protein sequence MAEEAFSIDKRPLRDLLAQVADGRAQLPEFQRGWVWPYPNIASLLASISLGYPLGTLMTLRAGGDVRFKYRPIEGATLPGPREPESLVLDGQQRLTSLFQSLKLDRPVATQDVRKQAVSGWFYVDMRKVLDGFTDREDAIRFLPASRKVVNFRGEVQIDLSTREKEYAALLFPVSSVLDSDDWEDGFTEHWDDKAKWRLWKDFEKAFIKPFILYHVPVIELGKATERQAVCQVFEKVNTGGVTLTVFELLTATYAADEFDLRDHWERVCRAAWQAPEYRILREVSNTDFLQAVTLLATYRRRVTEAAHVTEEDRLPRVGCKRKDMLALSLKDYEEHAPAVVEGFKKAAKFLHQQHFFDTKFLPYGTQLIPLAAVLAAAGSTAEPAGAQRKLARWYWCGVFGELYGGSTETRFSQDLPDVVEWIRGSGQEPRTITAAQFAPGRLLTLRTRQSAAYKGIYALLLKAGAADWRTGEPVKVTDYFDEAVDIHHVFPKAWCEQNGFKPEVYNSIVNKTPLTARTNRIIGSQAPSAYLAQLAKTAEIGPEELDAHVRTHVAGPALMRSDDFDGFFAARKAALLAAISAEMGKAILADAESDAESGSGAAAWAP encoded by the coding sequence GTGGCCGAGGAAGCATTCAGCATCGACAAGCGACCGCTGCGCGACCTGTTGGCGCAGGTCGCGGACGGCCGGGCGCAGCTGCCCGAGTTCCAGCGCGGCTGGGTCTGGCCGTACCCCAACATCGCGAGTCTGCTGGCTTCGATATCCCTCGGCTACCCCCTCGGCACCCTCATGACGCTCCGCGCCGGAGGCGACGTCCGCTTCAAGTACCGCCCGATCGAGGGCGCGACGCTCCCGGGACCCCGGGAGCCGGAGTCGCTGGTCCTGGACGGGCAGCAGCGGCTGACCTCCCTCTTCCAGTCGCTCAAGCTCGACCGGCCCGTAGCCACCCAGGACGTCCGCAAGCAGGCCGTTTCCGGCTGGTTCTACGTCGACATGCGCAAGGTCCTGGACGGTTTCACCGACCGCGAGGACGCCATCCGCTTCCTGCCCGCATCCCGCAAGGTGGTCAACTTCCGTGGCGAGGTGCAGATCGACCTCTCCACCCGGGAGAAGGAGTACGCGGCCCTCCTCTTCCCCGTCAGCTCCGTGCTGGACTCCGACGACTGGGAGGACGGATTCACCGAGCACTGGGACGACAAGGCCAAGTGGCGGCTGTGGAAGGACTTCGAGAAGGCCTTCATCAAGCCCTTCATCCTCTACCACGTCCCCGTCATCGAGCTCGGCAAGGCCACCGAGCGCCAGGCCGTCTGCCAGGTCTTCGAGAAGGTCAACACCGGCGGTGTCACGCTCACCGTCTTCGAGCTGCTCACCGCCACCTACGCGGCGGACGAGTTCGATCTCCGCGACCACTGGGAACGCGTGTGCCGCGCCGCCTGGCAGGCACCCGAGTACCGCATCCTGCGCGAGGTCTCCAACACCGACTTCCTCCAGGCCGTGACCCTGCTCGCCACCTACCGGCGGCGGGTGACGGAAGCCGCGCACGTCACCGAGGAGGACCGCCTTCCCCGGGTCGGCTGCAAGCGCAAGGACATGCTCGCGCTCTCCCTCAAGGACTACGAGGAGCACGCGCCGGCCGTCGTCGAGGGCTTCAAGAAGGCCGCGAAGTTCCTGCACCAGCAGCACTTCTTCGACACGAAGTTCCTGCCGTACGGCACCCAGCTCATCCCCCTCGCCGCCGTCCTGGCCGCCGCCGGGAGCACGGCGGAGCCGGCCGGCGCCCAGCGCAAGCTCGCCCGCTGGTACTGGTGCGGAGTGTTCGGGGAGTTGTACGGGGGCTCGACCGAGACCCGGTTCAGCCAGGACCTGCCGGACGTCGTGGAGTGGATCCGCGGCAGCGGCCAGGAGCCGCGCACGATCACGGCCGCGCAGTTCGCGCCGGGCCGGCTGCTGACCCTGCGCACCCGCCAGAGCGCCGCGTACAAGGGCATCTACGCCCTGCTGCTCAAGGCCGGGGCGGCCGACTGGCGGACGGGCGAACCGGTGAAGGTGACCGACTACTTCGACGAGGCCGTCGACATCCACCACGTCTTCCCGAAGGCGTGGTGCGAGCAGAACGGGTTCAAGCCGGAGGTCTACAACTCCATCGTCAACAAGACTCCCCTGACGGCGCGCACGAACCGGATCATCGGCAGCCAGGCCCCCTCCGCCTACCTCGCGCAGCTGGCCAAGACCGCCGAGATCGGCCCGGAGGAGCTGGACGCGCACGTCCGCACGCACGTGGCCGGGCCCGCCCTCATGCGGTCCGACGACTTCGACGGCTTCTTCGCCGCCCGCAAGGCGGCCCTGCTCGCCGCGATCTCGGCCGAGATGGGCAAGGCGATCCTGGCGGACGCCGAGTCCGATGCCGAATCCGGCTCCGGGGCAGCCGCCTGGGCGCCCTGA
- a CDS encoding APC family permease, with amino-acid sequence MSKHSGAGGSLRADALGTFDSVVMAVAGCGPAYTIAGTFPALIAAVGVAGPAVLLYCALPVVGIALAFRHLGRLDPNAGASYAWTGRSLHPFLGFLSGWALVVSATVFMASTALPAGAATLSLFGTPAAGHTALATAVGALWFLLMAGVVMHGARISAHAQTAVTGTQLVLLLAFAVAALSKDGNVADFSPSWFGFGHFDGQHHFVTGALIAVFAYWGWDVTSNLGEETRGGRRGSGFGGVIGVVTCFALFVVFTISVNILVGTDVVRQNPESFLTVLGDAVWPGWGGRLLVLAVLLSTVATLETSLLQATRTLFAMGRDRTLPPAFGRIHPGRQTPWTATAVVAGVALALTVAANLGSGAGSGSGLRLLADAVSGVGLLICFYYGLAAFSAVVVHRRQLFASVGNLLLIGLWPLGGGLFMVWIFVRSLTELNALALGIGLGTLVLGVVPMLRYRQHGRSYYEAVPLDPARARAVDASYGVTDLDPSSRAGTGRSDELLTDF; translated from the coding sequence GTGAGCAAGCACTCTGGTGCCGGAGGGAGTCTGCGGGCCGACGCGCTGGGCACGTTCGACTCCGTCGTGATGGCCGTGGCGGGCTGCGGCCCGGCCTACACCATCGCGGGCACCTTCCCCGCACTGATAGCCGCCGTCGGCGTCGCCGGCCCGGCCGTCCTCCTGTACTGCGCCCTCCCCGTCGTCGGGATCGCCCTCGCCTTCCGTCACCTGGGCCGCCTCGACCCGAACGCCGGTGCCTCGTACGCCTGGACGGGCCGGTCGCTGCACCCCTTCCTCGGCTTCCTCAGCGGCTGGGCGCTCGTCGTCTCCGCCACCGTGTTCATGGCCTCCACCGCCCTTCCGGCCGGCGCCGCGACGCTGTCCCTCTTCGGCACCCCGGCGGCCGGCCACACCGCCCTGGCCACGGCCGTCGGCGCGCTCTGGTTCCTGCTCATGGCCGGCGTCGTGATGCACGGCGCCCGGATCAGCGCCCACGCCCAGACCGCCGTCACCGGGACGCAGCTCGTCCTGCTCCTGGCCTTCGCCGTCGCCGCCCTGTCCAAGGACGGCAACGTGGCGGACTTCTCGCCCTCCTGGTTCGGCTTCGGCCACTTCGACGGCCAGCACCACTTCGTGACCGGCGCGTTGATCGCCGTCTTCGCCTACTGGGGCTGGGACGTGACCAGCAACCTCGGCGAGGAGACCCGGGGCGGCCGCCGCGGCTCGGGGTTCGGCGGGGTGATCGGCGTCGTGACGTGCTTCGCCCTGTTCGTCGTCTTCACGATCTCCGTCAACATCCTCGTCGGCACCGACGTCGTACGGCAGAACCCCGAGTCCTTCCTCACCGTCCTCGGGGACGCGGTCTGGCCCGGCTGGGGCGGCCGGCTGCTCGTCCTCGCGGTGCTGCTGTCCACCGTCGCCACGCTCGAGACCTCGCTGCTCCAGGCCACCCGCACCCTCTTCGCCATGGGCCGCGACCGCACCCTCCCTCCGGCGTTCGGCCGCATCCACCCGGGCCGGCAGACCCCGTGGACCGCCACCGCGGTCGTCGCGGGCGTCGCGCTCGCTCTCACCGTCGCCGCCAACCTGGGCTCAGGTGCGGGCTCCGGCTCCGGATTGCGGCTGCTCGCCGACGCGGTCAGCGGCGTGGGCCTGCTGATCTGCTTCTACTACGGCCTCGCCGCGTTCTCCGCCGTCGTGGTCCACCGCAGGCAGCTCTTCGCGTCCGTGGGGAACCTGCTCCTCATCGGCCTGTGGCCGCTGGGCGGCGGGCTGTTCATGGTGTGGATCTTCGTCCGGTCCCTGACCGAGCTGAACGCCCTCGCCCTCGGCATCGGGCTCGGCACGCTCGTGCTGGGCGTCGTACCGATGCTGAGGTACCGGCAGCACGGCCGCTCGTACTACGAGGCGGTCCCGCTGGACCCCGCACGCGCCCGGGCCGTGGACGCCTCGTACGGGGTCACAGACCTCGACCCCTCCTCGCGGGCCGGCACGGGCCGCTCCGACGAACTCCTCACCGACTTCTGA
- a CDS encoding sigma-70 family RNA polymerase sigma factor → MSEQDALARRFEEYRPHLRAVAYRMLGSISESEDAVQEAWLKLSRSEVTAVENLGGWLTTVVGRVCLDMLRSRITRREDPLQDRDGYVRLPDPVVTGLAAIDPEHEVLVADSVGIALLVVLETLAPAERLAFVLHDLFAVPFDEIAPVLGRTAASTRQLASRARRRVQGAAPAPDADLVRTREVVEAFLSASRGGNLDALVDLLDPDVVARSDGGALRPSAVRRGAGDVASNAVMFARFAAAAHPVFVNGFPGVLAMAEGKPMSLMAFTVKDGKIAALDILTDPERLARIDLGSVLGD, encoded by the coding sequence GTGAGCGAACAGGACGCCCTGGCGCGGCGCTTCGAGGAGTACCGCCCCCATCTGCGGGCCGTGGCCTACCGGATGCTCGGCTCGATCAGCGAGTCGGAGGACGCCGTGCAGGAGGCCTGGCTGAAGCTGAGCCGCTCGGAGGTCACCGCCGTGGAGAACCTGGGCGGCTGGCTGACCACCGTCGTCGGCCGGGTGTGCCTGGACATGCTGCGCTCGCGCATCACGCGGCGCGAGGATCCGCTGCAGGACCGGGACGGGTACGTCCGGCTGCCCGACCCGGTCGTCACGGGGCTCGCAGCCATCGATCCGGAACACGAGGTCCTCGTCGCCGATTCCGTGGGCATCGCGCTGCTGGTGGTCCTGGAGACCCTGGCTCCCGCCGAGCGGCTCGCCTTCGTCCTGCACGACCTGTTCGCGGTCCCCTTCGACGAGATCGCCCCGGTCCTCGGCCGTACGGCGGCCTCGACCCGGCAGCTCGCCAGCCGCGCCCGTCGCCGGGTCCAGGGGGCCGCGCCCGCCCCCGACGCCGACCTGGTGCGCACCCGGGAGGTCGTGGAGGCCTTCCTCAGCGCCTCGCGCGGCGGGAACCTCGACGCGCTCGTCGACCTCCTCGACCCCGATGTGGTGGCCCGCTCCGACGGCGGCGCGCTGCGCCCCAGCGCGGTCCGCCGCGGCGCGGGGGACGTCGCCTCGAACGCCGTCATGTTCGCCCGGTTCGCCGCGGCCGCACACCCGGTTTTCGTCAACGGATTTCCCGGGGTGCTCGCCATGGCGGAAGGCAAGCCGATGTCGCTCATGGCGTTCACCGTCAAGGACGGAAAGATCGCCGCGCTCGACATCCTGACCGATCCGGAGCGCCTCGCCAGGATCGACCTGGGGTCCGTACTGGGCGACTGA
- a CDS encoding BTAD domain-containing putative transcriptional regulator gives MRIAILGPLEVRTGDGDGDGGVVGVGGARLRALLVLLALEPGRVVSSELLIDGIWDRDPPMGAPNALQALVSRLRRALPGVEIASHPAGYRLLVEPDAVDAVRFERLAAAGRAALAREPATAARTLREALELWRGPALLDVAGSDFFRAPVTRLTELRAAALEDRIEADLRRGLGRELTGELASLVAEHPLREGLVGALMRALVAAGRPAEALAAYGRAREALAEELGADPSPELAALHTAVLRGEVAGGTEPVPSAGSLPSVQPVQPVRAQQPGQEPVRPAQPVPQPAPAGASAADSAPPAPATNLRAPLASFVGRDADLARVAALIGEHRLTTLTGPGGAGKTRLSVEAARPLLGRFPDGVWQVELAPLSAEADVPQAVLSALGLREQASAPGEPLDRLVTALRTRTALLVLDNCEHLIEAAAALADRLLGACPGVRILATSREPLGLTGEALWPVEALALPPQDAGAAEAMSYAAVRLLGDRAAAARSGFAVGEDTAAAVTRIVRALDGMPLAIELAAARLRTMSAEQLAAGLDDRFRLLTGGARTAPRQHRTLRAVVDWSWELLTGPEQALLRRLAAFPGGVTLEAAERACADTATGGSTGIEPADVAGVRDVVDVRDVADVVDVRDVLDLMTSLTEKSLLVTAGDGRYRMLQTIRAYGLERLAEAGEQEPVRRAQTAYFTGLARTADPHLRRADQLEWLARLAVEHDNLKAALRGTIAAGDARAAVGLVSAAGWYWWLSGHKAEGAELAAAALALPGGAAEEEDLVVAYALSVLFATAGVGDEKKLAALLGEALRLAERTDSRHPVVRFLGPVDRMLRSAAAGRAAPADTWDELLADADPWVRAQGRLEGARTLLGAGGPPAQAEQAIEEALAGFRALGERWGASFALTVLADLVARRGDFAAALGHYEQAVEVVGEIGVLEDRLHALIRLAQLSWLAGDPAGSAAALARAEQDAAAAGWPESIAVLAHGKAELAWWTGRFPEARAELARAEEAIAGICAHPVFRAMALDTRAHLDAAEGELDRARAHRAEALDLALGSGHAPTVAQVLIGVADQAVREDRPEQAARLLAAALAVRGGPDHGRPDAARVENAARAALGEGFTEAARCGAASGAASGVASSVEAVRELAAPALSRPGG, from the coding sequence ATGCGGATCGCGATATTGGGGCCACTGGAAGTTCGGACCGGGGACGGGGACGGGGACGGGGGCGTCGTGGGTGTCGGCGGGGCGCGGCTGCGCGCGCTGCTGGTGCTGCTCGCGCTCGAACCCGGCCGGGTGGTCTCCTCCGAGCTGCTGATCGACGGGATCTGGGACCGGGACCCGCCGATGGGCGCGCCGAACGCCCTCCAGGCGCTCGTGTCGCGGTTGCGCCGGGCGCTGCCGGGGGTGGAGATCGCCTCGCATCCGGCCGGGTACCGGCTCCTCGTCGAGCCCGACGCCGTCGACGCGGTCCGGTTCGAACGGCTCGCCGCGGCCGGGCGGGCGGCCTTGGCCCGCGAGCCCGCCACCGCCGCCCGGACCCTGCGCGAGGCGCTGGAGCTGTGGCGCGGACCGGCCCTGCTGGACGTGGCGGGCTCCGACTTCTTCCGGGCGCCGGTGACCCGGCTGACGGAGCTGCGGGCGGCCGCGCTCGAGGACCGCATCGAGGCCGATCTGCGCCGGGGCCTCGGCCGGGAGCTCACCGGGGAGCTGGCCTCCCTCGTCGCCGAACACCCGCTGCGGGAAGGGCTGGTCGGAGCGCTGATGCGGGCGCTCGTCGCGGCCGGCCGGCCCGCCGAGGCGCTCGCCGCGTACGGCCGGGCCCGCGAGGCCCTCGCCGAGGAACTCGGCGCCGACCCGTCGCCGGAGCTGGCCGCGCTGCACACCGCAGTACTGCGCGGCGAGGTCGCCGGGGGTACCGAGCCGGTGCCGTCCGCAGGGTCCCTGCCGTCCGTACAGCCCGTACAGCCCGTACGTGCGCAGCAGCCCGGGCAGGAGCCCGTACGTCCGGCACAGCCCGTACCGCAGCCCGCTCCGGCGGGGGCGTCGGCGGCCGACTCCGCCCCTCCCGCGCCCGCGACCAACCTCCGCGCCCCGCTGGCCAGTTTCGTCGGCCGCGACGCCGACCTCGCCCGGGTCGCCGCGCTGATCGGGGAACACCGGCTCACCACCCTCACCGGGCCCGGCGGCGCCGGCAAGACCCGGCTGTCGGTCGAGGCGGCCCGTCCGCTGCTCGGCCGGTTCCCCGACGGCGTCTGGCAGGTCGAGCTCGCACCGCTGAGCGCGGAGGCCGACGTACCGCAGGCCGTACTGTCCGCACTCGGCCTGCGCGAGCAGGCTTCGGCGCCGGGCGAGCCCCTGGACCGGCTCGTCACGGCGCTGCGCACCCGGACCGCCCTGCTGGTCCTCGACAACTGCGAGCACCTGATCGAGGCGGCCGCAGCCCTGGCCGACCGGCTGCTCGGCGCCTGCCCCGGGGTGCGGATCCTCGCGACGAGCCGGGAGCCGCTCGGCCTCACCGGCGAGGCGCTCTGGCCGGTCGAGGCGCTGGCCCTCCCGCCGCAGGACGCGGGAGCCGCCGAGGCCATGTCGTACGCGGCGGTCCGGCTGCTGGGCGACCGGGCGGCCGCGGCCCGGTCGGGCTTCGCCGTCGGCGAGGACACGGCAGCCGCCGTGACCCGGATCGTCCGCGCGCTGGACGGGATGCCCCTGGCCATCGAACTGGCCGCGGCACGGCTGCGCACGATGAGCGCCGAGCAGCTGGCGGCGGGGCTCGACGACCGGTTCCGGCTGCTGACCGGCGGCGCCCGCACGGCCCCGCGCCAGCACCGGACGCTGCGGGCGGTCGTGGACTGGAGCTGGGAGCTGCTGACCGGACCGGAACAGGCCCTGTTGCGCCGGCTGGCGGCGTTCCCGGGCGGCGTGACGCTGGAGGCGGCGGAGCGCGCGTGCGCGGACACCGCGACGGGCGGGTCCACCGGCATCGAGCCGGCCGACGTAGCCGGCGTACGGGACGTGGTCGACGTACGGGACGTGGCCGACGTGGTCGACGTACGGGACGTACTCGACCTCATGACCTCGCTGACCGAGAAGTCGCTGCTGGTGACCGCCGGCGACGGCCGCTACCGGATGCTCCAGACCATCAGGGCGTACGGCCTGGAGCGGCTGGCCGAGGCCGGCGAGCAGGAGCCGGTCCGCCGGGCGCAGACCGCGTACTTCACCGGGCTGGCCCGGACCGCGGATCCGCATCTGCGCCGGGCCGACCAGCTGGAGTGGCTCGCGCGGCTGGCCGTCGAGCACGACAACCTGAAGGCGGCGCTGCGCGGCACGATCGCGGCGGGCGACGCGCGGGCCGCCGTGGGCCTGGTCTCGGCGGCCGGCTGGTACTGGTGGCTCAGCGGCCACAAGGCGGAGGGCGCCGAACTGGCGGCGGCCGCACTGGCGCTGCCGGGCGGGGCGGCGGAGGAAGAGGACCTGGTCGTCGCGTACGCGCTCTCCGTCCTGTTCGCGACGGCCGGGGTCGGCGACGAGAAGAAGCTGGCAGCGCTGCTCGGCGAGGCGCTGCGGCTCGCCGAGCGGACGGACAGCCGGCATCCGGTGGTGCGGTTCCTCGGGCCTGTCGACCGGATGCTGCGCAGTGCCGCCGCGGGCCGGGCGGCGCCGGCGGACACCTGGGACGAACTGCTGGCCGACGCGGACCCGTGGGTACGGGCGCAGGGCCGGCTGGAGGGCGCCCGGACCCTGCTCGGCGCCGGCGGCCCGCCTGCTCAGGCCGAGCAGGCCATCGAGGAGGCGCTGGCCGGGTTCCGGGCTCTCGGCGAGCGGTGGGGTGCCTCCTTCGCGCTGACCGTGCTGGCGGACCTGGTGGCGCGGCGAGGCGATTTCGCGGCGGCGCTCGGCCACTACGAGCAGGCGGTCGAGGTGGTCGGCGAGATCGGGGTGCTGGAGGACCGGCTGCACGCGCTGATCCGGCTGGCGCAGCTGTCCTGGCTGGCCGGCGACCCGGCGGGCAGCGCCGCGGCCCTGGCGCGGGCGGAGCAGGACGCCGCCGCGGCGGGCTGGCCGGAGTCGATCGCGGTACTGGCGCACGGCAAGGCCGAACTGGCCTGGTGGACCGGGAGGTTCCCGGAGGCGCGGGCCGAACTGGCGCGGGCCGAGGAGGCGATCGCCGGGATCTGTGCCCATCCGGTGTTCCGCGCGATGGCCCTCGACACGCGAGCCCATCTGGACGCGGCGGAGGGCGAGCTGGACAGGGCGCGGGCCCACCGCGCGGAGGCGCTGGACCTGGCGCTGGGCTCC